The genomic region GATGCCTCCGCACATCAATTCTTCTATGCAAGATTTCAGCGTGGCGGAGTTTAAAAATCAAAAAGGCGAGTTAGAAAAGAAAATCGTGTTTGGTTTGGGAGCGATCAAAGGGGTTGGGGGTGAGCCGATTAAAAACATCATTGAAGAAAGGGCTAAAGGGGATTATAAGAGTTTGGAAGATTTTATTTCACGGGTGGATTTTTCTAAACTCACTAAAAAATCTTTAGAGCCATTGGTGAAATCAGGGAGCTTGGACAATTTAGGCTACACTAGAAAAACCATGCTCGCTAACTTGGATTTGATCTGCGATGCCGGGCGCGCTAAAGACAAGGCTAATGAAATGATGCAAGGGGGCAACTCCCTTTTTGGAGCCATGGAAGGCAGAATTAAAGAGCAGGTTATTTTGGACATGATTGATTTGGGCGAGCATGACGCTAAAACGCTTTTAGAATGCGAGTATGAAACTTTAGGAATCCATGTTTCAGGCAACCCTTTAGACGAGTTTAAAGAAGAAATTAAGGGCTTTAAAAATTTAGTCAAAAGCATTGATATTGAAGAATTAGAAATCGGATCGCAGGCTTATTTGCTGGGTAAAATCATGGAAGTTAAAAAGAAAATTGGCAAACGAAGCGGTAAGCCTTATGGCACAGCGGACATTTTGGATCGATACGGCAAGTTTGAACTCATGCTGTTTGAAAAGCAATTAAACGCCTTAGAAGAGTTGGATATTAATAAGCCTTTAGTGTTTAAATGCAAGATTGAAGAGCAAGAAGAAGTGGCGCGATTGAGGCTTTTTGAAATCTTGGATCTAGAGAGCGCTAGAGAGGTTAAAATCCCTAAAGCCCACTATAAAGACCCTGACAAGCAAAAAGAAGAGGTGCGCGAAATCCCCCCCATGGAAATACTCGCTTCTAGTTCTTGCTCTTTAGCGATCGTGTTAGAAAACGATGTGAAAAAAGAGTTTTTAAGACAAATCAAAGAGAGCGCTCTAAAACACCAGGGCAAACGCCCCTTGTATTTGATCATCAAGGATAAGGATAAGCAATTCAAAATTCAAAGCGATCTAATGGTAAATGAAAAGATTAAGGACGATTTTAAAGAATTAGAGTGGAGGGATTTAGCTTGAGGATCAACCAGTTTTTAGCCCATTACACCAAGCACTCCAGAAGAGAAGCTGAAAAATTGGTTTTAGAAGGGCGGGTGAAAATCAACCATGAGCATGCCAAACTCGCTAGCGTGGTTAAAGAAAACGACAAGGTGTTTTTAGACAAACGACTCATTAAGCCCTTAAAAAACAAAAAATTCAGCGTGTTAGTCTATCACAAGCCAAAGGGCGAACTAGTGAGTAAGGCCGATCCCTTAAAACGGCGCGTGATTTATGAAAGCTTGGAGAAAAAATACGCCCATTTCGCGCCGGTGGGGCGTTTGGATTTTGCGAGCGAGGGGGTGCTACTCTTAAGCGATAGTAAAGCAGTGGTGAGCGCTTTAATGCATGCGAATTTAGAAAAAGAGTATCTCATTAAAATTCAAGGCTTTATTACAAGAGAGATGGAAAACGCCATGCAAGAGGGCTTGAAATTAGAAAACGCCACTAAGGGAGCGCACCAAAAAACCCCCATTAAAAGCATGGAATTTGCCCCCTTTATTGGTTATGAAATCATCAAAAACCATGCCAAATACTCCAAACTTAGAGTCATTATCAATGAGGGGAAAAACAGAGAATTGAGGCGTTTTTTTGCGTTTTTTAACGCTGGAGTGTTGGATTTAAGGCGCGTTCGTTATGGTTTTGTGAATTTGAATGCCTTGCCGGTAGGGAAAGTGCGTTTTCTGAACCGCCAAGAATACAATGAGTTGCATGCGTTTATGGCTAATGCGGCTAATGTTAAAGGGGATTAGCGCTTGAGTTATGCTATACTTCAAAGTTGGGGGAAATAAAAAATAAGGATTATCATGTTAGAAGTGATTAATGGGAAGAATTACGCAGAAAAAACCGCTCATCAAGCGGTAGTGGTCAATGTTGGGGCGAGTTGGTGTCCAGATTGTAGGAAGATTGAGCCGATTATGGAAAATTTAGCCAAAACTTACAAAGGCAAGGTGGAATTTTTTAAGGTTTCTTTTGATGAGAGCCAGGATTTAAAAGAGAGCTTAGGCATTCGCAAGATCCCCACTTTGATTTTTTACAAAAACGGGAAAGAAGTGGGTGAAAGGCTTGTAGAGCCCGGATCTTCAAAGCCGATTGAAGATGCGATTAAAACGCTCTTATAAAGGGCGTTAAAGAGCCTTGTTGTTAAAAAGAACCCATAGGAATCTTTTTTAGCTCCTTTTTTTGATAAAGGGGCTAACTTCAAATAGTTTTTATCTTTCTTTATCTCAAAAAATCGTTTTTATCGTTTTTAAATCAGCATGTTTGTTAAAAAAGTTTCTTTAATTAAGCTAAAAATGAGCGAATTTGTGGTACTAATGCTTGCAGTGTGAAATTTGTAGGGCTAGAACTTGTAAAATGTGAAAAAAAAGACGCATAAAATGCTAAAATCCGCAAAAACACTGTGTGTTTAGATTAGAAGTTTAAAATTAGGAACGGAAGTATCTGTTTTAAATTTTGAATAGGGAGTTTCTATCACTATGGTATTGAAAACAAAATTAAAAATTATAAGCTCGGTGATTTTGAGTACTTTATTGTGGGTGGGTTGCTCAAGCGAAATGGCAACTTATCAAAATGTGAATGATGCCACTAAAAATACGACTGCAAGTATTAACAGCACGGATTTATTGCTAACCGCTAACGCGATGTTAGATTCCATGTTTAGCGACCCTAATTTTGAGCAACTCAAGGGCAAGCATTTGATTGAAGTTTCAGATGTGATTAACGACACCACGCAACCCAATTTGGACATGAATCTTTTGACGACCGAAATCGCGCGGCAGTTGCGGTTGCGATCTAATGGGAGGTTCAATATCACAAGGGCGAGTGGAGGGAGTGGTATTGCAGCAGATAACAGAATGGTGAAACAGCGCGAAAAAGAACGAGAGAGCGAAGAGTATAATCAAGACACCACTGTAGAAAAAGGCACTTTAAAAGCCGCCGATTTATCTTTAAGTGGTAAAGTATCCAGTATCGCAGCCTCTATTAGTAGTTCTAGGCAGCGCTTAGACTATGACTTCACCCTAAGCCTTACCAATAGGAAAACGGGTGAAGAGGTATGGAGCGATGTCAAGCCTATTGTGAAAAATGCTAGCAATAAGCGTATGTTTTAAATTTATATTTGAAAGGATGAACGATGAAAAATCAAGTTAAAAAAATTTTAGGAATGAGCGTGATAGCAACGATGGTGATCGTGGGTTGTAGCCATGCCCCAAAATCAGGTATCAGTAAAAGCAATAAGGCATACAAAGAAGCGACTAAAGGCGCTCCTGATTGGGTAGTAGGGGATTTAGAAAAAGTGGCGAAGTATGAAAAATATTCAGGGGTCTTTTTAGGAAGGGCTGAGGATTTGATCACTAATAATGATGTGGATTATTCTACGAATCAGGCTACAGCGAAAGCTAGGGCTAATTTAGCGGCGAATCTAAAATCCACTTTACAAAAAGATTTGGAAAATGAAAAAACCAGAACGGTAGACGCTTCTGGTAAAAGGTCCATAAGCGGCACTGATACTGAAAAAATTTCTCAATTGGTGGATAAGGAATTGATCGCTTCTAAAATGCTTGCCCGCTATGTCGGTAAAGATAGGGTTTTTGTTTTAGTGGGCTTGGATAAGCAAATTGTGGATAAAGTGCGCGAAGAGTTAGGCATGGTTAAAAAGTAGGGTTTTAATGAAACGCCTTGCTATTGCACTTGTTTTGGTGTTGGGGTTTGTGTGGGGGAAGTCCTTGCCTAAGTGGGCAAAAGATTGCTCAAAAGAAGTGCAGATTGAAAAGACCCAAACCAAAGACGAAAAAATTTTAGTGTGCGGGATGAGCGATATATTGCTTTCAGATATGGACTATAGCTTGTCCTCAGCCAGACAAAACGCCTTAGAGAAAGTGATGGAAGTTTTCAAGGGGGATAAAATAGAGATTAAGGCTAGTGAGCTAAAGGCCACTTTTATTGATACGGATAAAGTTTATGTGCTTCTAAGAATCACTAAGAAGCATGTCGCTTTAATGAACGAGTAAGGATTAATAATGAAAAAGATTATTCTTGCATGCCTTATGGCTTTTGTGGGTGCCAATTTAAGCGCGGAGCCTAAGTGGTATAGCAAGGCCTATAACAAAACAAACACCCAAAAAGGCTATCTTTATGGGAGTGGTTCAGCCACTTCTAAAGAGGCTTCTAAACAAAAAGCGTTAGCGGATTTAGTGGCGTCTATTAGCGTGGTGGTTAATTCACAAATCCATATCCAAAAAAGTCGTGTGGACAATAAGTTAAAATCCAGTGATTCGCAAACGATTAACTTAAAAACCGATGACTTGGAATTGAATAATGTAGAAATTGTCAATCAAGAAGCACAAAAAGGGATCTACTACACCAGAGTAAGGATTAATCAAAACTTGTTTTTGCAGGGTTTAAGGGATAAGTATAACGCTCTTTATGGGCGGTTTTCCACCTTAATGCCTAAGGTTTGTAAAGGGGTTTTTTTACAGCAATCTAAAAGCATGGGGGATTTATTGGCTAAAGCGATGCCTATAGAAAGGATTTTAAAAGCGTATTCTGTCCCGGTGGGTTCGTTAGAAAATTATGAAAAAATCTATTATCAAAACGCTTTCAAACCTAAAGTGCAAATCACTTTTGATAACAACAGCGATACAGAGATTAAAAACGCTCTCATAAGCGCTTATGCTAGAGTGCTAACCCCTAGCGATGAAGAAAAACTCTATCAAATCAAAAATGAAGTTTTCACAGACAGCGCTAATGGCACCACACGCATTAGAGTGGTTGTTAGCGCGAGCGATTGTCAAGGCACGCCCGTATTGAATAGAAGCCTTGAAGTGGATGAAAAGAATAAGAATTTTGCTATCACGCGCTTGCAATCTTTGCTTTATAAAGAATTAAAAGATTATGCCAATAAAGAAGGGCAGGGCAATACGGGGTTATAAGCAAGGTATTAATCTTGCTTTATGCTTATTCATTCAGTTTTATAGCGTCATTATTTTGTTTAGCGTGGCGTTTTCGCACCCATAAAATAAACCCTCTAAAGGTTTGTGGCTTTTGTTCTCGCCAAATAAACTAAAACATCATTCAATACTCTTTATCCCACAAACTCCTCTAAAACCACACCCGCTAAAAACTAAAATTAACAAAAACTAAAATCTTTTTAAAACCACCCAAGCAGAAATCCCAAACATCTTTGTAGTATAATACCCCCATACATTTGTATCTAGCGTAGGAAGTGCACAAAGTTACGCCTTTATAGATATGATGTGTGAGACCTGTAGGGAATGCGTTGGAGATCAAACTCTGTAAAATCCCTATGATTAGGGGCACAGAGTGAGAACCAAACTTTCCCCCAACATCAGCCTAGGAAGCCCAATCGCTTTAGCGTTTGGGTGCTTCACGAGCCTATACAAGCGAGATTGTTTGAAAAAACCCAATGACTTTGGGCTTTCAAACCCCCAAGCTAGGGTCTGTCTTTTTGCCCCACAAACTAACAAACTTTTTTAAAAGCTAACACAATTTTAAACCAAACAAACGCCTAAAAAGGGGCGTTTGAATGCGAAAGGAGAACAAAAACATGAGATAAACAATGAGACAGAAAAAAGCTTCAGTAAGCTTAAAGAAATCACGCAAGCGATGCGAGAGCAAAAAGAGCGATCTATAACGCTAACGCTCACGCGCAAAACAGAACTAAAAACGCCTACAAGAGAGCCTAAAAAGAGCGTTTTAGAGTCAATAGAGGGTTAAAGAATATTTTTAACCCCTAGAAAATCCACCCATAGTTGAAAAACACTTTAAAATGGCTGCCCCCTTCATTCAAGGTGATAGAATTGGTAGTTGTGCCATCGCTAGAAACGACTCTAGATTTCAACTGAACCAAAGGAACGCTAATGCCTATAGAATATTTAGAATGCTTGTAGCGGTAATTCAACCCACCGGTCACATTTAAATTACCGCTCCCTTTGTATTGATTCAACAAATAATAGCTGTTGTATAAGCCCCTTAACCCCCCAAACACCCCAAGAGAGGAAGTGAAAACCCTCTTAGTTAGATTGTTTTTAGGGTTCTTTTCGTTGGTGTAATTGGTGATAAAATCAAACAACACATCCATTCCCACGCCATAGCTTAATTGTTGGATTTTTTCGTTATTGGCTTGAGCGTAGTTGTATTTGATAATGCCATAAGAAGACAACCCTAAGTAATCATTAAAGTATTTTTGATAGCCCATTTTAAGATTAACGCCTAATAGGGGGGCTCCAAAGGGTCGTGAGGTTTTTGAAGTGCGATAGGTGGTGGCGCTAGATTTAGAAGATGAAAGGCTTTGACTGATCGCGCTAAGCATAGTGGTCGCAAAATCTTGCGTGTTCAAACTAGCGTTTAAATAGTTGGTTTGGCTGCTCAAGTTAGTGTAATCCACCGGTAGGGCGTTTTGATCAATGAGTTGTTGCCAAACAGTGCTAGTAACGCCTATAAGCCCGGCGGGGACTTGAGAGCAATCAGTATAAATGGAATTGGGGTAACTGCTAGGGAAAGCGGACTGATTTTGGCCGCCAAAACGAGAACACACATCATAGGTAGAGCCATCGGTATCTCGCACTTCTTTCCCGTTGTCAAACACTTGCACTTCTTGTCCATTCACTTGCTCTATCTTCCCGCCCTTACAGCGCTCTTCTGGCCCATTGTTTTCTTCACACATGCGCACCCTTTGATAAGTCATGTTTCCGTTATGCGTATAGCCTAAAGTATGGCCGTATTCATGGATAATGTCTCTTAATTGCATGATGGCGACTTTATTCAATTCTTTGCCAAAGAGTATTTCAGGGTCTAAGAAAGGAGACAATATCCCTAAAGCGCCAAAATTGGTGCCATCATCGCCTGGGCCATTCGGGCCGCCATATTGAGACCCTAACCCTAAATCCCCTCCTCTTGGGGGCAAGAGATTCACATAAAGATTATTCGTAACTCTATAGCTATAGATAACGTCTTGCGGCGTTAATATCACTGATCCTGTTTGCCCGTTTTCTATATTGTATTCATCTCCTTTATTTTTAGCGATCAATTTAGGATCAACAAGCCCATCGTTGTAAGGATTCACGCATGTAGAATAATCAGAATAACATGGTTTTGACAGGTTGTTGTCGCTAAACTGAAAGGGAGCGTTTTTAACGGCATCTTCCCAAGATTTAGAATCAAACACCGCCATCATGTTCAGCATTAAATTGGTCAAATTTTTAGCGTCTTGAGAGGTGAAAGACGGCACTTTAGCCGTGCAGTTTTCTTGATTTTCATATGGAGGGCATGGGGGTTTAGAACCACTGCCGTTACCGCTAGAAAATTGGTTGTAATTGATATAAGTCATTTGAAGATTGGTTGTAACCCTACTGAGCTTATCAAACAGATTCTGCGTGCTGGAATCAGAAAATTTTGTGGTGGCAGTTTGGAGCTGTTGGAAGCCATCAGCGTTAAGTTGCGGATCGTTAAACAAGCTTGCGGGCAGAATGATTTGAGATTGTTTAGGGATAGTCTCTATCACGCCCAAACTGACTACATTGCCTTGATTGTCTGTATAACTCAGCTCAATGTTGTTTAAATTATAAGGCAAGAAGTTTTGTATCATAATCAAGCTGCTATCACCATAGCCTGCTTCTTCAGCGCTTTCTTGGTTATAAGCGGTTACATACACAGGGGTTAAAGAATAAAAGGTTAAGTTGGTGATATTGTCCTCTGCAAACAACTCAGTCGCATTCTTTAAAATGGTGCTTTGGGAGATGTAGTATTTCCCATAGGTGCTTTGAGGGGTAATGGGTTTGGGCTTTGGCTTTGGTTTGGGTTTGGGTTTTTCTTGAGTGGTGGCTATGGTTTGTTCTTGGGTTTGTGTGCCTTGTAATAGCCCGGTTTCAAAGCCGGCTTCTATAAAAAAGCCGTCTTTTTGGTGTTTTTGAAAGGCTTCTACAGCGGTGAATGATCCGATTAGGGACAAACAAATCGTTTTGCTAGCGAGTTTTAACATAAAATCTCCTTATTGTCTTTTTTAACATTTTTACTCAAAAATAGCTTATAGGTATGCATACATTTTAAACTAGCTCATTTTACCTTTTTTTTTTTTTTTTGAAAAATGGCAGTATGGTTTTTTGCAAATACGGGTATTAAACGGCGCTAATGGGTAAAAAAGTCTTAAAAAGCAGCGCTAAAAAGGGTTTTAATCCATTTTTTAAGCGATTTCATTTGCCCAAGCAAAATTCGCTGAACATGCTATCAAGCATTTGGCTGGTTTCATAAGGGCGGGTGAGCAAGTTCAAGTTTTCTATCGCGCTTAAAATATGATAAGAAAAAAGCTCCAAAGTGTCTAAATGGCTTTTAGCGTTTTGCAATTCAGTAATGGCGTTTTCTAGGGCGGTTGTTTGGGCTAGGGAAGTGAGCAAGAGCTTGTTTTGGGTGTCTAGTTTGGGGAAAAACCCACTGATTTTTTGGCTCAAATCTTTCAAACAAGCCTTGGAATTTAGGGTGTTAGTTTCTAGGATAGAATAAGGGATTTTAAGATAAGATTTTAAGATTTCAAGCTCTAGTTTAGGGGCTAGATCGTTTTTATTCAAAACAACAATGCAAGGCTTTTTAGCGCGATTAAGGGCGTCAATGATAGTAAAATCTTCTTTTTCTAGGGGTTTAGAAAGATCGAACACGCCTAAAATAATGTCGCAATTTTCTAAACTTTTAAGGCTTTTTTCAATCCCTAAACGCTCTATTTTATCCGCGCTCTCTCTAATACCGGCCGTGTCAATCAAGCGCACCTTATGCCCTTGTAATTCAATGACTTCTTCTATGGTGTCTCTTGTTGTGCCTTTAATATCGCTCACTAAAGCCCTTTCTTCTAACAGCATGGCGTTTAATAAAGAACTTTTGCCGGCATTGGGTTTGCCAACAATGCTTAAAGCATGCCCCTTATTCCTTTGTTTTTGCGTATTAGAAAAATCTAACAAATCCTTAAAAGAGGCGATTTGTTTTTCTAAATTAAAAGACACTTCCTTTAAAAAATCGCTAGGAATGTCTTCTTCGCTATAATCAATCAAAACTTCTGAGCTCGCCAAAAGCTTTAAAAGATTATTCCTGGCCTCTTCAATAAAGATTTTTAACTCGCCCTTAAGCTGCCTGGCTAGAGCGTTTAAAACGCTTTCATCTTCACAAAGGATGAGTTGAACGCTCGCTTCAATCTCGCTCAAATCCATTTTATGGTTTAAAAAGGCTTTTTTACTGAATTCCCCCGCTTTAGCGAGCCTAGCCCCTAAATTCAAGCAAGCTTGAAGGATATTTTGCGCTAAAAGGGGGCTTCCATGGCATTGGATTTCGCACACATCTTCGCCGGTGAAACTATAAGGGGCTTTGAAATAAATCACTAACGCTTTGTCTAATAAAACGCCATTAGAAAAAATATCGCACACGTAAGCGTATCTGGGGGTGAAGTCTTGTTTTTGGGTGAGTTGTTTGAGGACGTTTAGAGCGTTATGGCCGCTGATTTTAATGATGCTAATCGCTCCCTTGCCTAAAGGGGTAGCGATAGCGGCGATGGTGTCATTCATTGTTAAAGTCGTTGATGACGATGTATTTTTCATCGTTTAAATTGGTTTTAATGGAAACATATTTATTAGGGAACGCTTTTCGTAATTTCTTTAAAGCGATATAGGTTAAAACGCCATCAGGGGCTTTCATCTGCCCCTTACCCACTTCATGCACGGTCATGATCACGCTTTGGAGTTGCGTTTCCATAACCTTTTCTTGGTTTTGTAAAAAAGTGGAGATTTCTAAGCGGATGCTATAGCCATAAGCAGGGTGGATCCAGTTAAAAAGCAAGTAAGAAAGGGCTTTGTAGCGATAACCCTTTTCGCCAATCAAAAGAGCGGAGTCTTCGCCATCAATATCGATCAATAAAACCCCCGGTTCATAAAGACTGACTTCCACTTTGTTGATTTTATAGGGCAAGTGGGAGAATAAGTCTTTCAATTCTTGCTTAATTTCATGGAGTTTGTCTCCATTATGAGATTCTTCTTTAAGGTTTTTTTTAGGGGGTTTAGGGGTGATTCTTTCTTCTTGCGGCGTTTCTGTTTCTAAGTTTTGTTTTTTTTCTTCTGCGCTTTGATGGATTCCTTTCGTGTCAATTTCTTTAACGCTTTCTTCTTTAACCTCTTTAACGCTTTCTTTAACGCTCGCTAAAATAATGGCTTCTTTTTTACCGATGCTTAAAAACCCTTTAGATGGCGTTTGAATGACTTCATATTGCAAATTAATGATGGGGCAATTCAAGGCGATAGAAGCTTGAATGAGAGCCTCTTCTAAGGTTTTGGCTTTGATTTCAATAGGATTTTGCATCAATGTTCCTTTTTGTTTTGCGCATGGGCTCGTTTTTTATTCTCTAAGACTTTATTGATGATGAGTTGTTGCAACACCGAAAGGATGTTGTTCGTGGTCCAATACAAGACTAACCCTGCAGGGAAAGTGATTAAAAAAAGCGTGAACAATAGGGGCAAGAATTTAAAAATCTTCGCTTGCATGGGATCGGTCATGGTGTTTGGCGTAACGCTTTGGTGCCAATACATAGACGCTCCCATAAGAAGCGGTAAAATAAAATACGGATCCATGATGGATAAGTCATGAATCCATAAGATCCACTCTGAGCTTTTCAATTCCACAGCGTTATAAAGCACCCTATAAATCGCAAAAAACACCGGGATTTGTAAGATTAAGGGCAGACAACCCCCTAGCGGGTTGGCCCCATGTTTTTTGTAAAGCTGCATCATGTGGGCTTGCAATTTTTGGGGTTCGCCCTTGTATTTTTCTTGGAGTTCTTTCATTTTAGGGGCTAATTCTTTGAGCTTTTGCATGCTCACCATGCCCTTATAGCTTAAAGGATAAAGGATGATGCGCACGATAATCGTTAAAAGAATGATAGCCCAACCCCAATTGCCCACAAATTGATACAAATAATCCAGTAAAACAAACACGCCTTTAGCAAAGAAAGTGATCAAGCCATACTCTATCGCATCTGTGAGCATGGGTGAAATCGCTTTCAAAGAGCGGTAATCTTTAGGGCCAATATAGCCATGCAAATCCGCTTCATTTTTAAGGGAAATGAACCCTAAGGGGTTTTTAGTGCCGATTTCTGAATCGATTAAGGCTTCAAAACCTTGAGGATCTTTAGTGAAAAGCAAGGTGGTGAAATACCTATCCACGCTGGATAAAAAGAGGGTGTTAGAAAAGCGTTTGATCTCTTTAGCGTCTTTATCTTCAATTTTTTCAATTTTTTTGTCGTTATTTTCTAAAAGCACGCCTGAAAAGGTGTAGCTGTCCAAATCAGCCACCGGCCTGTAACCATTGGTGATCACATAGCTAGGGATAAGGTTATTGGGCGATTTGAATGCGATTTTTAAATCATAATGCAAATCATCATAGAAAGTCAGGGTTTTAATGATAGTAAGAGCGCCTAAATCTTGGGTTAAAACAAGCTGTTCATTAGGCCCAAGAGTGGTTTTTGAAGCGCTATAAGGGGTGTTGAACGCTTTGTTATTGAGCGTGGGGTCTAAAAAACGCACTTCTAAAGGCTTGAGTTTATCGGCTGCTAAGAGGGGGAGCTCTTTTAGGGGGGGTTGCGCGTTTTCTTTGGAGCTAAAAAGATGGCCCACATGCTCTAAAAAGCCCTTTTGTTTAGGGGCTAGATACTTTTTATCCTTGAGATAAACCTGTTTGATGCGCCCTAAAGAATCAATTTCAATTTTGGCATGCTCAAAAGAAATCGTGCTTAACAAATTCTCTTGTGGGGTTGTTTGAGTAGTGCTAAAATGTTGGGCGTTGGGCGCGTTAGGACTTGTTGTTGTGTGGTTGTTGGTTGTTTCTTGCTTTGTGGTTTGGGTTGTTGTTTTGTTTGGTTTTTGGAAAAAATAGCTATAAAGAGCGATAAACAAGAAAGACAGAGCGATCGCTAAAATCAAGCGGAGATTATTATTGTTGTTTCTATCCATTGTGATTAAACCTTAATGATGTAGTAAGTTGTGCGGCTTTTTGTGGGAATGAGCCAAAAAGTGATGGTTTTAAAATTGCGGTTAAAATCTTTATGAGATTGGAGCAAACTAGGGCGTTTCAAGCGAGTAGTAGGGTAAGCAATGCCGCCAGAGCAAAAAGGGTTGCATGAGAGTATCCTTATAGCGATTTTACCCACAGCGCTCAAAGGGCTTTCAAAAGAGAGCAACCACAGAGCGTAGTTGGAGCAAGTGGGGTAAAACCGGCAGCTTGAAGGGGTGAAAGCCGAAAAAAAGCGTTGGTAACCCCTAATTGATGCCGTAAAAATCGCGCTCAAAAAAGGCGTTTTATTGTTTCGCATAGGTATGAGTTATTCCTTTTTTCAAGTCTTTTAAGGCTTTGTTCATATAGTTTTTAATGGAAGTTAGCATTTCTAAAAAATGTTTTTCTAAAGCCCAAAAATCTAAATGGTAACAATCGCTTCTAGGCACAAACACCAAAGCAAGCCCTTGACAAAGAGCGGCATGCTTTGATGTAAGCGAACGCAAACGGCGTTTGATAAGGTTTCGTTTCACGGCGTTGCCGACTTTTTTGGACACGCTCAAGCCTAATAAATAAAGCGTTTTTTTGTCTTTAAGCCTACAAAAGA from Helicobacter pylori harbors:
- the rnpA gene encoding ribonuclease P protein component, with protein sequence MPDELRAEKSFPSKPYDSLKNKSEFDRVYQKGFKKHNPFFSLFVLDLSKDPPKGKEGFKDPLFCRLKDKKTLYLLGLSVSKKVGNAVKRNLIKRRLRSLTSKHAALCQGLALVFVPRSDCYHLDFWALEKHFLEMLTSIKNYMNKALKDLKKGITHTYAKQ